The Accipiter gentilis chromosome 19, bAccGen1.1, whole genome shotgun sequence genome has a window encoding:
- the USPL1 gene encoding SUMO-specific isopeptidase USPL1, which produces MMDTQKTTNGLQVIGEGTGIGKSTLHMVGYLGKNCNPVEATAQEYCPVCKEKGQIQVLRTYRINFQESIFLCENPQCIYPLGYKPLNSIITSADSENHQVSSTHKKRKLCNISDFSPVQSHPKKARTNNVVDVEHSINTDPVVKCYQNSLCIPKSSLHDVLQNDQQKPSNNVESCVQKVDFETTTNANNYQESPPKTSSCRIQLLPNSELCSTTSEILLKDGKGSTNNTDLCLQWRNMHNLCWLDCILSALVHLETLKFALAEDYNDGKCLLQKLLTKYNQATVLLNTCKMSKVKDVLPKAESHLNEIRNRMFTQLQPQLKCELGQKESPVFAFPLLLKLDQQAEKLFLHSFSWKFECVCCGYKYQDRFRKTLTTFTNIIPDWHPLNAVHIGPCNNCSDRSQRRQMILEKIPSILMLHFVEGLPHNNLKNYSFQFEEDTYQITSIVQYQTDKKHFITWSLNPDGTWLECDDLKGPYCKRHKRFEVPPSEIHIVIWEKKTSHVPEELNSQFQSKNIEDFPLNNVHSNSTALHCGFDNTLDKIPEEHPKEDAVRTPDKKQQRVAEDESIVHHGLEDLAHDDLVTLMLEEIQVDSEGKSLLNGQTVGNNLVVEVGTPQQQESAFSPNTLYTGEFAATSLAMNNKCMLHENSSICLPLEELNSANITSPVPKTPNPDPSDSSLAQRINDRTNLPNREHGVNSELQLNTKLSPVENIIQKSPDLKDASKIVVNSQVANSSSSNNSFQPSHKDQKRGFVGSWVKKLLSKNTSFMPSSASALKNDRSCKTPSMQKISEVRLPVKGASNFGGFQSRSTNKTAETPKSVVPQSNNTHPLSNFKGFSQSTSLPTASHTTIEGPTRNKSGSTLGTSGKVSQFHSPHYNSGKAEESDSDKTKKLRLKLLKKLNAKKKKLASLDRLAVEQMKHEKPVSRDVSTSSQTESHNDSELLQSFLRELQYQIDVADNASEFNANSVSGCTSHNNNDEILAELLSPTSTVASLEAPKSEDECMYMEMVDSTVATTASNEKTSVPQAAVTSEDHNYYSPVKDSNLELHTISKPSVKKLAFESPTREDILEDLFSISAPSSMAGDIDLPHFDETLFETW; this is translated from the exons ATGATGGATACCCAGAAGACTACAAATGGTTTGCAAGTGATTGGAGAAGGGACTGGTATAGGGAAATCGACACTCCACATGGTGGGGTATTTGGGAAAA aactGTAATCCTGTGGAAGCAACTGCACAGGAATATTGTCCAGTCTGCAAAGAGAAGGGCCAGATCCAAGTTTTACGGACTTACCGCATTAATTTTCAAGAGtccatttttctttgtgaaaatccTCAG tgTATCTACCCACTTGGTTATAAACCATTAAACAGCATAATTACTTCTGCTGATTCAGAAAATCATCAAGTTTCATCTACTCATAAGAAAAGGAAATTGTGTAACATCAGTGACTTTTCTCCTGTTCAATCACATCCAAAAAAAGCAAGAACTAATAATGTGGTAGACGTTGAGCATTCTATTAATACAGACCCTGTTGTTAAATGCTATCAGAATAGCTTATGTATTCCCAAGTCAAGCCTACATGATGTGTTACAAAATGACCAGCAAAAACCTAGTAACAACGTGGAGTCCTGCGTGCAGAAGGTGGATTTTGAAACAACCACCAACGCCAACAACTACCAAGAAAGTCCGCCTAAGACTTCTAGCTGCAGAATACAACTCTTGCCAAATTCTGAACTTTGCTCAACAACATCAGAAATTTTGCTCAAAGATGGTAAAGGTTCCACTAATAACACAGATTTATGTCTTCAGTGGAGAAACATGCATAATCTTTGTTGGTTAGATTGTATTTTGTCAGCGCTGGTACACTTAGAAACATTAAAATTTGCTCTAGCAGAAGACTATAATGATGGAAAATGTTTACTCCAGAAACTCTTAACAAAATATAATCAAGCAACTGTGCTTCTGAATACCTGTAAAATGAGTAAAGTAAAAG atgTTCTTCCAAAAGCAGAATCTCATCTCAATGAAATCAGAAACAGAATGTTTACACAGCTTCAGCCTCAGCTTAAGTGTGAGCTAG GTCAGAAGGAGAGTCCAGTGTTTGCATTCCCTCTACTCTTAAAACTGGATCAACAAGCTGAGAAACTATTCTTGCATTCATTTTCATGGAAGTTTGAATGTGTATGTTGTGGCTACAAATACCAGGACCG ATTTAGGAAAACACTAACAACATTCACAAATATAATCCCTGATTGGCATCCACTTAATGCTGTTCATATTGGACCATGTAATAACTGTAGTGATAGATCTCAAAGAAGACAGATGATTTTGGAAAA AATACCCTCAATATTAATGTTACATTTTGTAGAAGGCTTGCCACATAACAACCTGAAGAACTATTCATTTCAGTTTGAAGAAGACACCTACCAAATAACCTCTATTGTTCAGTATCAAACAGATAAGAAGCACTTCATAACCTGGTCTTTGAATCCTGATG gaactTGGCTTGAGTGTGATGATTTAAAGGGGCCATATTGCAAGAGACATAAAAGATTTGAAGTTCCTCCTTCAGAGATTCATATTGTtatctgggaaaagaaaacatcccATGTGCCAGAAGAACTGAATTCACAGTTCCAGAGTAAAAACATAGAAGATTTTCCTCTTAATAATGTACACTCAAATTCCACAGCATTGCACTGTGGTTTTGATAACACTCTAGACAAAATACCTGAAGAACATCCCAAAGAGGATGCTGTGAGAACTCCAGATAAGAAACAGCAGCGGGTAGCTGAGGATGAAAGTATTGTACATCATGGTTTAGAAGATCTGGCACATGATGATCTTGTAACACTGATGCTTGAAGAAATTCAAGTTGACTCAGAAGGTAAATCGCTGCTGAATGGACAGACGGTGGGAAATAACCTTGTTGTTGAAGTGGGCACACCTCAACAGCAGGAATCAGCTTTTTCACCTAACACTCTATACACAGGAGAGTTTGCTGCAACTAGTCTAGCTATGAACAATAAATGCATGTTACATGAAAATTCCAGCATTTGCTTACCTCTAGAAGAGTTGAACTCAGCAAATATTACTTCTCCTGTGCCCAAAACCCCCAACCCCGACCCATCTGACTCATCGCTTGCTCAAAGAATAAATGACAGAACTAATTTACCTAACAGAGAACATGGAGTAAATTCAGAACTACAGCTAAACACGAAGTTGTCTCCAGTAGAGAATATTATACAAAAATCACCTGACTTGAAAGATGCAAGCAAAATTGTAGTTAATTCTCAGGTTGCCAATTCTTCTTCTTCCAATAATTCCTTTCAGCCTTCACACAAAGACCAAAAAAGAGGATTTGTAGGAAGCTGGGTAAAGAAATTATTAAGCAAGAATACTTCTTTCATGCCTTCAAGTGCCTCAGCTCTCAAGAATGACAGAAGTTGCAAAACTCCCTCAATGCAAAAAATAAGTGAAGTGCGGTTGCCAGTTAAGGGAGCAAGTAACTTCGGTGGATTTCAAAGCAGAAGTACAAACAAAACAGCTGAGACCCCAAAGTCAGTGGTTCCTCAGAGTAATAATACTCATCCTTTATCAAATTTCAAAGGATTTTCTCAAAGCACTAGTCTTCCAACAGCAAGTCATACCACTATTGAAGGTCCAACTCGGAATAAGTCAGGAAGTACGTTGGGTACCTCAGGTAAAGTGTCTCAGTTCCATTCACCTCACTATAATTCTGGGAAGGCAGAAGAGTCAGATagtgacaaaacaaaaaaacttcgcctaaaactgttaaaaaaacttAATGCTAAAAAGAAGAAGTTGGCTTCACTGGATAGGCTGGCAGTGGAACAGATGAAACATGAAAAACCTGTGAGTAGAGATGTAAGCACCTCATCGCAGACTGAATCTCACAATGACAGTGAATTATTGCAGAGCTTTTTAAGGGAACTGCAGTATCAGATTGATGTCGCAGATAATGCATCTGAATTTAATGCGAACTCTGTATCAGGGTGCACTAGCCATAATAACAATGATGAAATCCTGGCGGAATTACTGTCCCCTACTTCAACTGTTGCTTCCTTAGAGGCTCCAAAAAGTGAAGATGAATGTATGTATATGGAAATGGTGGATAGCACTGTTGCAACGACAGCGTCCAATGAGAAGACCAGTGTACCACAAGCAGCAGTGACAAGTGAGGACCACAATTATTACAGTCCTGTAAAGGACAGTAATTTGGAACTTCATACAATAAGCAAACCTAGTGTGAAAAAACTTGCTTTTGAAAGTCCTACTAGGGAGGATATCCTTGAAGACCTGTTCTCCATTTCAGCACCAAGCTCAATGGCAGGTGACATAGATTTACCTCATTTTGATGAAACTCTGTTTGAAACTTGGTAA